The following is a genomic window from Sphingorhabdus sp. Alg231-15.
TTGGCTGGCCACGCGCCGTTTATGTCCACCATCCGTGATGCAGAATTGTCCATTTACGCCAGCGAGGGTGCAGAGGCTGAAGTCATAACCGTTCAGGGTGGATTTGCCGAAGTAAACGAAAAAGGCCTGACGGTATTGGCCGAGGCCGTTTCCTAAGCCTCTACGACCGTTGCCGCCCGGCGTTCGCTGCGCCAGAGGAACAGACCGCTCAGCAAGATCAGGCTGCCGCCGACCAGAGCCAGCGGTTCAATCGCGTCTCCAAATATGAAAACGCTGATCAGTGATGCGATGATCAGCTGGATATAGACAATCGGTGCTATTGC
Proteins encoded in this region:
- a CDS encoding ATP synthase F1 subunit epsilon translates to MANLHFELVTPEKLVRSDDVYMVVVPGAEGDFGVLAGHAPFMSTIRDAELSIYASEGAEAEVITVQGGFAEVNEKGLTVLAEAVS